One Elgaria multicarinata webbii isolate HBS135686 ecotype San Diego chromosome 6, rElgMul1.1.pri, whole genome shotgun sequence DNA segment encodes these proteins:
- the NCAPD2 gene encoding condensin complex subunit 1 gives MDDSACSPAPAWEFHLPLSPADLLRSAGPSQYVVQEVLPLKQLPGQLAAFRAAFRTHGALAILQHFDTLYSILHHFRTVDSAIKEDALELMVKAVTSHSSALTSIMNDADLLPSLRALHLNALKMNCYVVVRLVEAFETESGKSNLVGLDSKGKSKKSQAEGFLWEEERRAVLLLLTQLLQLDIHRLWSGLTVEEEFVSLVTGCCYRILENPSIGLQRHQLSREAVVHLLGVALLRYDHMLSATLKVTQMLQHFEHVAPVFVEAVSVWIKEYGMKSIVGELLREIGQKCPQELARDASGVKGYAAFLAELAEQTPAIVLANMSVLLHHLDGENYGMRNAILAAMAEMLLQVLNGEQLEEAARNTRDQFLDTLQAHACDVNGFVRSRVLQLFTRIVQQKALPLTRFQAVVCLAVGRLQDRSVTVVKNAIQLLAAFLSNNPFSCKLSCTDLTQLLEKERQKLREMNNCRTTVAVISPEEEWEAMQPELQATLRRCLDSQPQEEEMNELEIGDPAQLVNSIVQLLRRSNYKDAIRLTQEGMNHFQGVEPFSSPRTKGDEDLTLSMLRTFYLGSQTKGSVQESTNGTDTARSEEQAQQEEEEEPPAELAKQEMLVQYLQDAYNFSAKITEALSMVSKLMYENSVSVVQETIEFFVVVSQFGVPQAVLGVRRMLPLIWSKEPGVREAVLDAYRRLYLNPSGDSERTRAQNLVQSLSLLMVDASLGTIQCLGEIISEFVQKDEIKPIVVQLLWERFTEKLQCSRLERHAAVTLLGMMARGKPEIVGSNLDVLVTVGLDEKVHEDYRLAQEVCNTISKIANSQKPGLGKSQAPFRLPQSHQLFECLREAISVGFATSRTYWIPFTETAVALIYQLAEGPEEICAQILQRCSQQALERLQEADEAEAGPGSSPTEIAGDSSTIDTLVLTHLVSLAGDVALQQLLHLELSVSNELHRRRVLGEEQVAKGRAASSAKMQNDKSTGNETTMEEDLGLVGASAEDTEAELIRTICETELLDGKQLLSGFTPLVLKICNNPGLYSDPALSAAAALALGKFCMVSAEFCDSHLRLFFTMMEKSTLSSVRANLMIAAGDLAIRFPNLVEPWTPHLYARLRDPCQHVRQTAALVMTHLILKDMVKVKGQVSEMAALLIDPQEEIVGLARNFFTELSGKDNAVYNLLPDIISRLSDPDSGIEEQPFRTIMRQLFSFITKDKQTESLVEKLCQRFRAARTERQHHDLAYCLTLLPLTERGLCKMQDNFDCFADKLQDTAVYNCFLATLSRIRRAGTKPELKDITEEFEQKLRMCHRKGLDSFTEAPRESRSQEGSSNTPVLQPSKKAAASSRRRPLRAANRDIESSFITPEPRISRPRRKTSKPKVAVSFSSDEENSTEEELSAELREEETPSKTTPISRASSRR, from the exons ATGGACGACTCAGCTTGTTCCCCGGCGCCCGCTTGGGAGTTCCACTTACCTCTGTCTCCCGCCGACTTGCTCCGCAGTGCAGGGCCCTCGCAATACGTGGTGCAGGAGGTGCTGCCCCTCAAACAGCTCCCGGGGCAGCTGGCAG CTTTTCGGGCAGCGTTCCGCACACATGGAGCTCTTGCTATCCTGCAGCATTTTGATACTTTGTACAGTATCTTACA CCACTTCAGAACTGTAGATTCTGCTATTAAAGAAGATGCTCTAGAACTGATGGTGAAAG CTGTGACCAGTCACTCCAGTGCCTTGACATCCATCATGAATGATGCTGACCTACTACCTTCACTTCGTGCTCTTCACCTTAATGCTCTCAAAATGAACTGTTATGTAGTAGTACGGCTAGTGGAGGCTTTTGAAACAGAGTCTGGCAAGAGCAACCTGGTGGGGCTGGATTCCAAGGGGAAG AgcaagaagagccaggctgaagGCTTTCTCTGGGAGGAGGAAAGGCGGGCAGTCTTACTGCTTCTCACGCAGTTACTTCAGCTGGACATTCATCGCTTGTGGAGCGGCTTAACAGTGGAAGAAGAGTTTGTTAG tTTAGTGACTGGCTGTTGTTACCGCATCCTGGAAAATCCTAGCATCGGCCTCCAGAGACATCAGCTGTCACGAGAGGCAGTGGTTCACCTGCTAGGTGTTGCTCTACTACGATATGACCACATGCTCA GTGCCACTCTGAAGGTCACACAGATGCTTCAGCACTTTGAACATGTGGCTCCAGTGTTTGTGGAGGCTGTGAGTGTGTGGATCAAGGAGTATGGTATGAAGAGCATTGTGGGGGAGTTACTGAG GGAGATTGGGCAGAAGTGCCCTCAGGAGCTGGCCAGAGACGCCTCAGGGGTGAAGGGCTACGCTGCCTTCCTTGCTGAACTAGCTGAACAAACACCAGCCATCGTGCTGGCTAACATGAGTGTCCTGCTGCATCACCTGGATGGAGAG AACTATGGGATGCGCAATGCCATTTTGGCTGCTATGGCAGAGATGCTGCTGCAGGTGCTGAATGGGGAGCAGCTGGAAGAAGCTGCCAGAAACACAAGGGATCAGTTCCTGGATACCCTGCAGGCACACGCGTGTGACGTTAATGGCTTTGTGCGCAGTCGTGTGCTGCAGCTCTTCACCCGAATTGTGCAGCAGAAA GCCCTGCCCTTAACTCGATTCCAGGCTGTGGTGTGCTTGGCTGTGGGCCGGCTACAGGACAGATCTGTAACTGTGGTTAAGAATGCTATTCAGCTGCTGGCTGCCTTCCTTTCCAATAATCCCTTCTCCTGTAAG TTAAGCTGCACAGACTTAACACAGCTGCTTGAGAAGGAGAGGCAGAAACTTCGGGAAATGAACAACTGCAGAACCACAGTTG CGGTGATCTCCCCAGAGGAAGAGTGGGAAGCGATGCAACCAGAGCTCCAGGCAACTTTGAGGAGGTGTCTCGATTCACAGCCACAGGAAGAAGAGATGAATGAGCTGGAGATAGGGGACCCTGCACAGTTAGTCAACAGCATTgtccaacttttgagaagatccaACTACAA GGATGCGATCCGGCTGACTCAAGAAGGCATGAACCATTTCCAGGGGGTGGAGCCCTTCAGCAGCCCAAGAACAAAGGGTGATGAAGATCTTACCTTGAGCATGTTGAGGACGTTTTACCTAG GTTCCCAGACTAAAGGCAGTGTTCAAGAATCCACAAATGGTACAGATACTGCTAGGAGTGAAGAGCAAgcgcagcaggaggaggaggaggagccaccagCAGAACTGGCAAAGCAGGAGATGCTAGTACAATACTTGCAGGATGCCTACAACTTCTCTGCAAAAATCACTGAAGCCTTGAGCATGGTCTCCAAACTGATGTATGAAAACTCAGTCTCTG TTGTGCAAGAAACTATTGAATTCTTTGTGGTCGTCTCTCAGTTTGGCGTCCCTCAGGCTGTGCTTGGAGTTCGCCGGATGCTTCCGCTCATATGGTCGAAAGAACCAGGAGTCAGAGAAGCTGTTCTGGATGCCTACAGGAGGCTCTATCTGAACCCTAGTGGAGACTCTGAAAG GACTCGTGCCCAGAACTTGGTGcagtctctttccctcctcatggTAGATGCATCACTGGGGACTATTCAGTGTCTTGGAGAAATC ATCTCTGAGTTCGTGCAAAAAGATGAAATAAAACCTATTGTGGTCCAGCTGCTCTGGGAACGGTTTACAGAGAAATTGCAGTGCTCGAGGTTGGAACGCCACGCGGCCGTCACGCTCCTGGGAATGATGGCCAG GGGGAAGCCTGAGATTGTGGGGAGCAATCTTGATGTTTTGGTGACGGTGGGGCTGGATGAGAAAGTCCATGAAGATTATCGCCTTGCCCAGGAAGTGTGTAATACTATCTCCAAAATTGCCAATAGCCAGAAG CCTGGTCTCGGGAAAAGCCAGGCTCCTTTCCGTCTTCCGCAGTCACACCAGCTCTTTGAGTGCCTGCGTGAGGCCATCAGTGTGG GCTTTGCTACATCCAGAACATACTGGATCCCCTTCACTGAGACGGCAGTTGCCCTCATCTATCAGTTGGCCGAAGGGCCTGAGGAAATATGTGCCCAGATCTTGCAGCGTTGCAGCCAGCAGGCCCTGGAGAGGTTACAGGAGGCTGACGAGGCTGAGGCAG GGCCTGGATCTTCTCCCACTGAAATTGCTGGCGATTCGAGCACTATTGATACGTTAGTGTTGACCCATTTGGTCTCCCTCGCGGGGGACGTGGCCTTGCAGCAACTTTTGCATCTGGAGTTGTCGGTAAGCAATGAACTACACAGGCGCCGGGTCCTTGGCGAAGAGCAAGTAGCAAAGGGACGTGCTGCAAGCAGTGCTAAGATGCAGAATGACAAG AGTACTGGCAACGAGACCACCATGGAAGAGGATCTTGGCTTGGTTGGGGCCTCTGCTGAAGACACAGAAGCAGAGCTCATCCGCACCATCTGTGAGACAGAGCTGTTGGACG GAAAACAGCTGCTTTCAGGCTTTACTCCCCTGGTGCTCAAGATTTGCAACAACCCAGGACTCTATAGTGATCCAGCGCTCTCAGCTGCTGCTGCATTGGCCCTTGGGAAATTCTGCATGGTCAG TGCGGAATTTTGCGACTCTCACTTGCGGCTTTTCTTCACAATGATGGAAAAATCCACCCTCTCCAGTGTGCGCGCCAACCTCATGATTGCAGCTGGAGACCTGGCCATccgcttccccaacttggtagaGCCCTGGACACCCCACCTCTATGCCAG GCTGCGGGACCCTTGTCAGCACGTGAGGCAGACAGCTGCCTTGGTAATGACTCACCTGATCCTGAAGGACATGGTAAAAGTGAAGGGGCAGGTGAGCGAAATGGCAGCTCTCCTGATTGATCCCCAGGAAGAGATTGTTGGACTGGCTCGGAACTTCTTCACTGAACTCTCTGGCAAG GATAATGCTGTATACAACCTGCTCCCGGACATCATCAGCCGCCTCTCGGATCCAGACTCTGGCATAGAAGAGCAGCCTTTCCGCACCATCATGAG GCAGCTTTTCTCTTTTATCACAAAGGACAAGCAGACGGAGAGCTTGGTGGAAAAGCTCTGTCAGCGCTTCCGGGCTGCCCG GACAGAGCGGCAGCACCATGATCTGGCTTACTGCCTCACCTTGCTTCCTCTCACAGAACGAGGTCTCTGTAAGATGCAAGACAACTTTGATTGCTTTGCTGACAAGCTCCAGGACACGGCTGTCTACAACTGCTTCCTGGCAACATTGAGCCGGATCCGCAGGGCCGGCACTAAGCCGGAGTTGAAG GACATTACTGAAGAATTTGAACAGAAGCTCCGGATGTGCCACCGCAAGGGTCTTGACTCATTCACTGAAGCTCCCAGGGAGTCCAGAAGCCAAGAAGGCAGCAGCAATACACCCGTGCTCCAGCCAtcaaagaaagcagcagcaa
- the MRPL51 gene encoding large ribosomal subunit protein mL51 — protein sequence MAAAALLLTAARGLLGRSFFAPKGRRLASSGVPHSFHVREPPRPKEVDRWTEKRALFGVYDNIGILGDFLVHPRELIVGPKWLRGWRGNELQRCIRKKKMVGDRMFFEDYHNLNKRIKYLYKHFNRTGKHR from the exons ATGGCGGCCGCAGCGCTATTGTTGACCGCCGCGCGGGGCTTACTCGGCCGCAGTTTTTTCGCTCCCAAAGGTCGTCGGCTGGCCAGTTCGG GAGTCCCTCACTCATTCCATGTGAGGGAGCCCCCCCGCCCCAAAGAGGTTGATCGCTGGACAGAGAAACGAGCACTATTTGGGGTCTATGACAACATTGGAATTCTGG gggACTTTTTGGTCCACCCCAGGGAACTGATTGTAGGTCCCAAATGGTTACGTGGCTGGCGGGGGAATGAGCTGCAAAGGTGCATCcgcaaaaagaaaatggtgggtgaCCGAATGTTTTTTGAGGATTACCACAACTTGAACAAGAGGATTAAATATTTGTACAAGCATTTTAACCGAACTGGGAAGCATCGCTAA